Proteins encoded within one genomic window of Alphaproteobacteria bacterium:
- a CDS encoding enoyl-CoA hydratase, with product MAYEYILVESRDAVGLVTLNRPAALNALCAGLIAELGQALDALEADKSIGAIVLTGSDKAFAAGADIGEMAGKSYMDVYGEDFITVGWERVAQCRKPIVAAVAGYALGGGCEVAMMCDFIIAADTARFGQPEITLGTIPGAGGTQRLTRFIGKSKAMDMCLTGRMMDAAEAERCGLVSRIVPADELIADALKTAAKIARMSQPVAMMVKESVNRAFETTLSEGIRFERRIFHSTFATEDQKEGMRAFVEKRKPAFRNR from the coding sequence TGGCATATGAATACATCCTGGTGGAATCCCGTGATGCGGTAGGTCTGGTGACGCTGAACCGGCCGGCGGCGCTGAATGCGCTTTGCGCCGGGCTGATCGCGGAACTGGGCCAGGCGCTCGACGCGCTGGAAGCCGACAAGTCAATCGGCGCCATTGTCCTGACCGGATCGGACAAGGCGTTCGCCGCCGGCGCCGACATCGGCGAAATGGCCGGAAAGTCGTACATGGACGTGTATGGGGAGGATTTCATTACCGTCGGCTGGGAACGGGTGGCGCAATGCCGCAAGCCGATCGTCGCGGCGGTCGCCGGCTATGCGCTGGGCGGCGGATGCGAAGTGGCGATGATGTGCGACTTCATCATCGCCGCCGATACCGCGCGCTTCGGCCAGCCGGAAATCACGCTTGGCACGATTCCCGGGGCGGGCGGCACGCAGCGGCTGACGCGATTCATCGGCAAGTCCAAGGCTATGGACATGTGCCTGACCGGCCGGATGATGGATGCGGCGGAAGCCGAACGCTGCGGCCTGGTCAGCCGGATCGTTCCGGCCGACGAACTGATCGCGGATGCGCTGAAGACGGCGGCGAAAATCGCCCGCATGTCGCAGCCCGTCGCGATGATGGTGAAAGAATCCGTCAACAGGGCCTTCGAGACGACCCTGTCGGAGGGAATCCGATTCGAACGGCGGATATTCCATTCGACATTCGCGACCGAGGACCAGAAGGAAGGCATGCGCGCATTTGTCGAAAAGCGCAAACCGGCGTTCCGGAACCGGTAG
- the rpsT gene encoding 30S ribosomal protein S20, with product MANHKSAKKRIRQIARRTAVNRDRRGRIRTYVRKVEAAIASGDKGLAEQAIRVAMPEMQRGAQQGLTHRNTVARKISRLAKRIEAL from the coding sequence ATGGCGAATCATAAGTCGGCCAAGAAGCGCATTCGTCAGATCGCGCGGCGCACCGCCGTGAACCGTGACCGGCGCGGCCGGATCCGGACGTATGTCCGCAAGGTTGAAGCGGCAATTGCAAGCGGCGACAAGGGATTGGCCGAACAGGCGATCCGCGTTGCCATGCCGGAAATGCAGCGCGGCGCGCAGCAGGGACTGACCCATCGGAACACGGTGGCACGGAAAATTTCCCGCCTTGCGAAACGAATCGAAGCGCTATAA